From the Pseudodesulfovibrio indicus genome, the window ACCGACCGCATCGCCGAGCTGGCCCAGCTCGCCACGCGCAACCTGGGCGGGAAGTGCACCGGGCTGGCCGTTTCCGGCAACCCGGCCATGACCTACATCCTGCTCGGCAAAAAACCGGACGACCTGGCCGCCGCGCCCTACGTCCTGTCCTATGCGGGCGGCGACGAGAAGCGGCTGGGCGCGGGGCTGCCCCCGGCCTACATACCGCCCCTGCTCGCCCCGTTCGTGGGCGCGGACATCTCCGCCGGGCTGACGGCCATAGAATACGGCGGCTCGCCCCAATACCCGTTCCTGCTGGCCGACCTCGGCACCAACGGCGAGTTCGTCCTGGCCCTTTCCCCGGACAAGCGCATCTGCGCCAGCGTGCCCATGGGTCCCGCCCTGGAGGGCGTGGGCCTCTCCTTCGGGCGCACCGCCGGCCCCGGGGCCGTGACCGGCTTCACCCTGACCCCCAAGGGTCTGGTCCCGAAATATTTCGATGCGTCCGGCACGCCGGTCAACGGCATGACCGGCACCGGCTACCTCTCGCTGTGCGCCGTCCTGCGCACCCACGGCGTGCTCGACGACACCGGGCGGTTCGCGGACGGGGCCACCCCGCTGGCCGCCAAGCTGGCCGCCGGGGTCGGGACCAGGGAGGGCGAACCGGTGTTCGAGGCCGCAGACGGGGTCCTGCTCCCGGCCTCGGACGTGGAGGAGATTCTCAAGGTCAAGGCGGCCTTCAACCTGGCCGTTTCCGCCCTGCTCAAGGCGGCGGGGATCGGCCCCGGCAAGCTCAAGGAAATCCACGTCGCGGGCGCGCTGGGCGAACACGTCTCGGCCTCGGACCTGGAGACCCTCGGTTTTCTGCCCCAGGGGTGCGCGCCCCGGACCGTCAAGGCGGGCAACACGTCCCTCAAGGGCACCGAGCTGTTTCTGACCGACCCCGGCGCGCGCGGTTTCGCCGAGGGACTGTCCGCGACTCTGACCCGCCTCGACCTGACGGACGAGGAAAATTTCGGCGAACAATTCATAGCAAGGATGCGCTTTACCCATGTCGATTGACGGCCTGTTCCCCAACCTGACCGATGACAACGCGGACCAGCTCGAACGGTTCGGCGGACTGCTCAAGTCCGTCTGGCCCCTCAAGGGCAAACACCGCGACCAGCTCAAGTACGACATCCGCGACATGTCGCGCAGCCTGACCAACGAGCGGTCCACCCGGCGCAAGGAGTACATGACCGACGACAAGTTCCTGTCGCCCTACCTGTACTACTTCCTGCCCTGGAACCTGCTGCGCATGTCCCGCCTCTTCTCCGGGCTGGAGCTGGATATCCCCGAGGACGGGCATGTGGCCGACCTCGGCACCGGTCCGCTGACCACGGTCCTGGCCCTGTGGATGTCGCGGCCCCACCTGCGGGAGCGGCGGCTCAACTTCACCTGCCTGGACATCGCGCCCAAGACCATGCAGGCCGGGCTGAAACTCTTCCGCGCCCTGGCCGGGGAGGACTCGCCGTGGCGCATCAAGACCGTCAAGGCCGCGTTCACCGACCACCTGCGCGAGCGGGCGGACCTGCTGCTGGTCGCCAACGCCCTCAACGAGCTGGACTGGTCGGGCCGCACCGCCCGGCCCCAGGCCGAGAAGCTGGCCACCCACCTGGCGGGCTGCGCCAAGGACACGGGCCGCATCCTGATCATCGAGACCGGGGTTCGGTTGACCGGGCGGATCATCGCCGAGATGCGCGCCCAGATGCTCGTCAAGGGGTTCAAGCCCATCGCGCCCTGTCCGCACACCGGCGAATGCCCCATGCCCGCCCTGGGCCAGGGGCCGTGGTGCCACTTCAACTTCCTGTCCAAGGGCGCGCCCGAGTGGCTGGAGTCCGTGTCCAAGGAAGCCAGCCTGGAAAAGGACAACGTGACCCTCAACTTCCTCTATCTCTCCCAGAACGGAGCCCAGGAATGGGGCGCGGTGCGGGCCGTTTCCGAACCGTTCAAGCTGCACGGCGACAAGGGACAGTACGCGTGCTCGGACCGGGGGCTGACCCTGCTCCAGTACGCGCAGGGCGTGCGGCCGCTGTTCCCGGGCCAATCCTTTGCCCCGGACTGGCCGCAAAACCCCAAGACCGACCTCAAGTCCAAGGCGGTCATCCTGCCGTACAAGGGCGAAGGCAAGAAGTGAGAATCGTGGACCTGGGGCTGATCGGCTATGCCGAGGCCGAAGCCCTGCAACTGAAGACCCTGGAAGCGGTGACCGCCGGGCGGGAGGAGAACACCCTCTTCCTGCTGGAGCACCCCAAGGTGATCACCCTGGGCCGCCAGGGCGGGGCCGAGAACCTGCACCTGGACGAGGCGCAGCTCAAGGCCCACAATATCGAGCTGGCCCGGACCGCGCGCGGCGGCAACATCACCTGCCACTTTCCCGGCCAGCTGGTGGCCTACCCCATCTGGCGCGTGGAAAAGCGGCCCGGCGGCATGCGCAAATTCTTCCACGACATGGAACAGGCGGTCATGGACACCTGCGCGCACTACGGCGTATCCACCATCCGGCGGCCCAAGCACCCCGGGGTATGGGTGGACGAAACCAGGAAAATATGCTCAATGGGCATCGGCGTTCGCCGCTGGGTCACCTACCATGGGCTGGCCCTCAACGTGGCGCGCGACGTGAGCCTGTTCAACGCCATCACCCTGTGCGGCATACAGGGGGCGGTTCCCACCTCCCTGTCCGCTGAGGCCGGGCGCGACATCGACATCAAGGACGTCAAGAATGTCTTCGGAAAAGCCTTTGCAGAAACCTTTGCGGATTCCGCCGTGGCTGCGGATCAAGCTCCCTAGCAACGAAAATTTCTCCTGCACGTCCGGGCTGATCGACGACCTGCGGCTGAATACGGTCTGCCAGTCGGCCAAATGCCCGAACAAGTGGGAGTGTTTCTCGCGCAACGTGGCCACCTTCCTGGTCATGGGGTCCATCTGCACGCGCAACTGCGCCTTCTGCAACATCGAACCGGGCGACCTGGCCCCCCTGGACCCGTCCGAACCCGGCCGCGTGGCCGAGGCCGCGCGCAGGCTCGAACTCAAGCACGTGGTCATCACCTCGGTCACCCGGGACGACCTCGACGACGGCGGGTCCGGCCACTTCGCGGCCACCATCCGGGCCGTGCGCCAAGTGCTGCCCGCCTGCACCGTGGAGGTGCTCATCCCGGACTTCCAGGGCGACGAGAGCGCGCTCGGGACCGTGCTCGACGCCCGGCCCGACGTGCTCAACCACAACCTGGAGACCGTGCCGCCGCTCTACGGGACCATCCGGCCCCAGGCGAACTACCGCCAGTCCCTGGCCGTGCTGGAGAACGCCAAGCGGTTGGCCCCGGCCATCCCCACCAAGTCCGGCATCATGGTCGGCCTGGGCGAGACCGACGACCAGATACTGGCCGTGCTCGACGACCTGGCCGCCATCCGCTGCGACATCGTGACCATCGGCCAGTACATGCAGCCGAGCCGCCGCCATCCCCTGGTGCAACGCTACGTGGAGCCGGAACGGTTTCAGTGGTACGCCGAGGAAGGCAAAAAACGCGGCATCCGCCGGATGCACAGCGCCCCGCTGGTCCGGTCGAGCTACAACGCCGCCGAATTCGTCTAGACGAGCCTCCGGCGGCCCTGCCGGGGGCCTCTCCGAGGGCTTAAGAACCCCTTATCGCTGCTGTCGCCATCTCTAGAGCTCGTAGACTCGCTAAGAGCTGCCGCTGAAAAGGGTTTCTTAAGAATCTTCCGAAACTTTTTGGCGCTCGCTTCGCTCGGATTCGTACCGAAAAACAGGCTGTTTCAACCGCAGAATGGTTTTGCAGGCTGTTCAAAAATGGTGAGATGCTAGGCGCGAAAAGAGTTCAAGGTCGAAGCGTACTTCCTGTACGCGAGAGTTTGAACTTTTTGAAGCAACGACGCAGATCGCCGTTTTTCAACAGCCTGCTAGAATATCCAGTCTTTGATGCGCAGATCGATTTTGGGGATGCCCATGTAGCGGTCGATCTTGGGGGTGAAGGCGAACCGCATGGTTCGGCCCCGGACCACGGAGGTCAGGGTGTCGGCCATGCGCCACGCCTTGCCCGGCAGCTTGGTGCCGGTCTCCTGGTCCTCCAGCACCAGCTTGACGTGCTCCCGCTCGCGCCCGAACAGGGCGTGCTCGGCCACGCGCACCGGGCGGGTTGCAAAGACCGGCTCCGGGTTGCCCATGCCGTAGGGCTGGAGCAGTTCCAGCTCCTTGAGCAGGGTGTTGTCGATGGAAGAGAACGGCAGCTCGTGGTCGAGCTTGAGGGTCGGTGTCAACGGCTTGGGGCCGAGGGCCTCGATGACCTTGGCGTTGAACCGCTCGCGGAACTCGCCCAGGTTCCCGGGCTTGAGGGAGACGCCCGCCGCCTGGGCGTGGCCGCCGAACCCTTCGAACAGCTCGGCCAGCGAGACCAGCCCCTCGTGGAGGTTGAACTCCGGGATGCTCCGCCCGGACCCCTTGAGCAGTCCCGAGGACTCCGCCGCGCAGAGCAGCAGCGTGGGCCGGTAATATTTCTCCACCACCCGCGAGGCCACGATGCCGATGATGCCCGGGTGCCAGTGATCGGCGTGGAGCACCAGCCCGGCCTGTGAGCGCATGGCCTCGGCCTGGGCAAACGCCTCGTCCGCGATCTCCTGCTCCTGGCGGCGGCGCTCCATGTTGATGGCGTTGAGTTCCTCGGCGATGGGCATGGCCGAGTCGAAATCCTTGGAGAGCAGCAACCGGAGGGCCTTTTCCGGGTCGCCCATGCGTCCGGCGGCGTTGATCCTCGGCGCCAGGTGAAAGCCGATCTGCCCCGCGCCCAGTTCGGCCTGGCGCTCGTAATCGCTGACCACCTTGAGGGCCGCCATGCCGGGCCGCTTGGCCTCCTTGATGAGCAGCAGCCCGTTCTTGACCAGGATGCGGTTCTGGCCCGTCAGCCGGACGATGTCGGCGATGGTCCCCAGCGCCACCAGGTCAAGCAGCGGACGGACGTCCACGGGATCGCCCGGCAGCAGCCGGTTCAGGGCGACCATGAGCATGAACGCCACGCCCACCCCGGCCAGGTCGTCGCACGGGCCGCCGTCCTTCAGGCGCGGATCGCACACGGCGTGCGCGCTCGGCAGGGTCTCTCCCGGCAGATGGTGGTCCGAGACGACAACGACCATGCCCAGCTCGCGGGCGCGGGCCACGGGCTCCAGGTCGGAGATGCCGCAGTCCACGGTCAGGAGCATGTCCGCGCCCTGCTCGTGCAGGCGCTCCACCCACGGCACGTTCATGCCGTAGCCCTCCTCCATGCGGTTGGGCAGATGGTGCATGACCTCGATCCCGCGCATGGCGAAGAACTCCTTGACCACCGCCGTGGCGGTGATGCCGTCCACGTCGTAGTCGCCCCACACGGCGAGTTTGCGTCCCTCGGCCAGCCCCCGCGCCAGGGTCTCGGCGGCCTCGGTCAGGCCGGGAATCTCGGCGGGGTTGGCCATGTGCCGGAGCAGCGGACTCAGGAAGCGGTCCATGTCGGCCACGTCCGTCAGTCCACGGTTCCAGAGGATCTCGACGATCAGGGGCGAAACCTCAAGCTCTTCGGCCATGGCCGTGGCCGAAGCCGGGGGCGCGGCTCCCTCGCCGCGGTGTTTCCAAATGCAGGGCAATGTATTATCCGGGAATGATCAGGAAAGAATGTTAACGAATTGTTCGATGTCGTCGGAATCGAGGAGTTCCTCGCCCACTTCCATGATGTCGTCCATGTCCACGTCCACTGCCTGGCAGAGCTGCTCGACCCGCTCCACGTAGGGCCCCTCGGGGTCGGTCACGGCGTGGGTCACGCAATCGGCCAGGCAAATGACGTTGGACTCGGTGGAGTGCTCCGGGGAGAGGTCGGGCGAGTGGTGCCAGTTGACCGGCTCCACCAGGGTGGCGGGCAGGTCCCAGGAACGGAGCACCAGCGCGCCGATAACCGCGTGGTCCAACCCCCAGTAGTCTTCCTCGGCTTCGCTGTCGGTCATCTCGTCGCTCTCGGCCTTCTCGCGTATGGCCGCCCAGTCGTCGGGCCGCTTCAGCGCGGTGATCAGCTTGCCGATGTCGTGCAGCAGGCCGGAAGTAAAGAGGTTGTCCGGCTTGCCCACGTCGGTCATGTCGGACAGTTCCTTGGCGACCATGGCCACCAGGAATTGGTGAGTCCAGTACTCGCCCAGATCGAAATCCTCGGGAATGGGATAGCGGCGGGTCAGCCCGTTGACGCCAAGGGCCAGGACGATGTTGCGGATCTCGGCCATGCCGAGCACGGCTGCGGCGCGCGGCACGGACTGGACCTCGGCCTGCAACCCGTAATAGGCGGAGTTGGCCAGGCTGA encodes:
- a CDS encoding ASKHA domain-containing protein; its protein translation is MSILIHTHDGGRFALEPKPGDTLARTIFLSRLWHGVPLCSGLGKCGLCRVRYLKDAPEPGREELKKLGRDKLDQGWRLSCLHPSEPCEIELPQPVRSQRAVRALAQKTGDFALAVDLGTTSIHWTALVDGERVATGQELNPQTGMGSEVMSRLAAASTAEGRFVLRALVTDRIAELAQLATRNLGGKCTGLAVSGNPAMTYILLGKKPDDLAAAPYVLSYAGGDEKRLGAGLPPAYIPPLLAPFVGADISAGLTAIEYGGSPQYPFLLADLGTNGEFVLALSPDKRICASVPMGPALEGVGLSFGRTAGPGAVTGFTLTPKGLVPKYFDASGTPVNGMTGTGYLSLCAVLRTHGVLDDTGRFADGATPLAAKLAAGVGTREGEPVFEAADGVLLPASDVEEILKVKAAFNLAVSALLKAAGIGPGKLKEIHVAGALGEHVSASDLETLGFLPQGCAPRTVKAGNTSLKGTELFLTDPGARGFAEGLSATLTRLDLTDEENFGEQFIARMRFTHVD
- a CDS encoding small ribosomal subunit Rsm22 family protein; the protein is MSIDGLFPNLTDDNADQLERFGGLLKSVWPLKGKHRDQLKYDIRDMSRSLTNERSTRRKEYMTDDKFLSPYLYYFLPWNLLRMSRLFSGLELDIPEDGHVADLGTGPLTTVLALWMSRPHLRERRLNFTCLDIAPKTMQAGLKLFRALAGEDSPWRIKTVKAAFTDHLRERADLLLVANALNELDWSGRTARPQAEKLATHLAGCAKDTGRILIIETGVRLTGRIIAEMRAQMLVKGFKPIAPCPHTGECPMPALGQGPWCHFNFLSKGAPEWLESVSKEASLEKDNVTLNFLYLSQNGAQEWGAVRAVSEPFKLHGDKGQYACSDRGLTLLQYAQGVRPLFPGQSFAPDWPQNPKTDLKSKAVILPYKGEGKK
- the lipB gene encoding lipoyl(octanoyl) transferase LipB, which produces MRIVDLGLIGYAEAEALQLKTLEAVTAGREENTLFLLEHPKVITLGRQGGAENLHLDEAQLKAHNIELARTARGGNITCHFPGQLVAYPIWRVEKRPGGMRKFFHDMEQAVMDTCAHYGVSTIRRPKHPGVWVDETRKICSMGIGVRRWVTYHGLALNVARDVSLFNAITLCGIQGAVPTSLSAEAGRDIDIKDVKNVFGKAFAETFADSAVAADQAP
- the lipA gene encoding lipoyl synthase, with translation MSSEKPLQKPLRIPPWLRIKLPSNENFSCTSGLIDDLRLNTVCQSAKCPNKWECFSRNVATFLVMGSICTRNCAFCNIEPGDLAPLDPSEPGRVAEAARRLELKHVVITSVTRDDLDDGGSGHFAATIRAVRQVLPACTVEVLIPDFQGDESALGTVLDARPDVLNHNLETVPPLYGTIRPQANYRQSLAVLENAKRLAPAIPTKSGIMVGLGETDDQILAVLDDLAAIRCDIVTIGQYMQPSRRHPLVQRYVEPERFQWYAEEGKKRGIRRMHSAPLVRSSYNAAEFV
- the recJ gene encoding single-stranded-DNA-specific exonuclease RecJ, yielding MPCIWKHRGEGAAPPASATAMAEELEVSPLIVEILWNRGLTDVADMDRFLSPLLRHMANPAEIPGLTEAAETLARGLAEGRKLAVWGDYDVDGITATAVVKEFFAMRGIEVMHHLPNRMEEGYGMNVPWVERLHEQGADMLLTVDCGISDLEPVARARELGMVVVVSDHHLPGETLPSAHAVCDPRLKDGGPCDDLAGVGVAFMLMVALNRLLPGDPVDVRPLLDLVALGTIADIVRLTGQNRILVKNGLLLIKEAKRPGMAALKVVSDYERQAELGAGQIGFHLAPRINAAGRMGDPEKALRLLLSKDFDSAMPIAEELNAINMERRRQEQEIADEAFAQAEAMRSQAGLVLHADHWHPGIIGIVASRVVEKYYRPTLLLCAAESSGLLKGSGRSIPEFNLHEGLVSLAELFEGFGGHAQAAGVSLKPGNLGEFRERFNAKVIEALGPKPLTPTLKLDHELPFSSIDNTLLKELELLQPYGMGNPEPVFATRPVRVAEHALFGREREHVKLVLEDQETGTKLPGKAWRMADTLTSVVRGRTMRFAFTPKIDRYMGIPKIDLRIKDWIF
- a CDS encoding HDOD domain-containing protein, with product MNQDRIQGFLQELPQMRQDLPFSPEVLRTLFVQTGGGSLASLEDVGKTLGKDQGLTTRILSLANSAYYGLQAEVQSVPRAAAVLGMAEIRNIVLALGVNGLTRRYPIPEDFDLGEYWTHQFLVAMVAKELSDMTDVGKPDNLFTSGLLHDIGKLITALKRPDDWAAIREKAESDEMTDSEAEEDYWGLDHAVIGALVLRSWDLPATLVEPVNWHHSPDLSPEHSTESNVICLADCVTHAVTDPEGPYVERVEQLCQAVDVDMDDIMEVGEELLDSDDIEQFVNILS